ACTTCCTCGGGATGCTCAAGCAGACGCGCGAGCGGCAGCCGCTCAACGGCGTGCTGGTGGTGTTCGGCGTGCGCGAGCTGCTCGAATCCTCGCGCGACCAGCGCATTGCGCATGGCCGCGCCGTGCGCACGCGCCTGCTCGAGCTGCAGGAGACCTTCGGCCTGTCGCTGCCGGTCTACGTCGTGCTGACCAAGCTTGACATGATCGCGGGCTTCACCGAGTTCTACGACGACCTCGACAATGACGGTCGCGAGCAGGTGCTCGGGCTGACCTTCCCGCTGGCCGCCGCCGATGGCGGCGATCTGCCGCAAACGCAGTTCGCGGCCATGTTCGATCGCATGATCGAGCGCCAGCGCACCCGCGTGCTCGACCGTCTGCAGGACGAGAGGGATCTGGCGCGCCGCACCCTGATATTCGGCTTCCCGCCGCAGCTCGCCTCGCTCGGTCAGCCGGTCGACGAGCTGCTCAAGGAGATGTTCAACGATTCGCGCTTCGCCAAGCGCTTGTCGCTGCGCGGCGTCTATTTCACCTCGGCGACGCAGACCGGCAGCCCGATCGACCGCCTGATGGGCGTGATCTCGCAGAAGTTCGGCGTCGCCCAGCCGCCGCCGCCGCCGCAGGTCGGCAAGGGACGCGGCTTCTTCCTCCGCCGCCTGTTCGACGACGTGATCTTCAACGAGGCCGGCCTGGTCGGCACCGACCCGAAGGTCGAGCGGCGCCTGAAGCTCATCCGCCTCGGCTCGTTCGTGGCCATGAGTGTCGTGCTCGTGGCGGCGATCGGTCTGTGGGTCGCGAGCTATTTTGACAACACCAGCCTGATCAGCCGCGTCAACGCCGCTGTCGACCGTCTCGAACCGCAGGTCCGCGCCGCCGAGCGCGTCCCGTTGGGCGAGGGCGATCCACGCCCGATCCTGCCGCTGCTCGACGAGTTGCGCCGTCTGCCGACGGGTTACGAGGTCACCAAGGCCGGCAAGAGCGAGTCGATGGGTTTGGGGCTGAGCGTGCAGGACCAGGTGTCGCTGCACACCAACGCCCTCTATCGCCGCGCGCTGCACAATCTGCTGTTGCCGCGGCTGCTGATGCGGACGCAGCGTCAGCTGGCGCTGCGCATCGGCGATCCGGACTATGCCTTCGGCGCACTCAAGGCGTACCTCATGCTGGGCGACGCGAAGCGCTTCGAGCTCAAGTTTCTCGATCGTTGGCTCGACGACGACTACGGTGCGGCCGGCCTGTCGGAGTTCGAACGCCGCGAGCTCTCGGGACACCTCAAGGCGTTGTCCGAGGAGCCGTGGGCCTCGGTGACGCTCGATCGCAACCTGATCAGCGAGGCGCGTGAGCGTGTTGGTACGTTGTCGTTCGCTGAACGGGCCTTGAGTGCCTTCGAGGAAGGGCAGGCGGTGAAGGATTTGCCGTCGTGGAAGCTGATCGACAATGTGGGCCCGCAGTTGGAGATTGCCCGGCGCGTCGTCTTGCGGCGCTCCGGTCGGCCGCTGAGCGACGGGATTCCCGGCCTCTACACACGAAGCGGCTATTACGAGACGTTCTTGCCGGCGATCCCTGGCATTCTCTTGGAGGGGAACCGCGATGCCTGGGTGCTTGGCCCCGAGGCCGAAGCGCAGGCTAGGACCGGCCGGCCGAAAGCGGACCTGATCCGCCTCTATACCAGCAAGTACATCAATCTGTGGAATGACCTGCTGGACGACGTCACGTTCACGCAGCTAACGGACGTCCGCCAAGCAGCGGAAATCCTGGGCATCCTCTCCGACGAGAGTTCGCCGCTGCGCATGATTTATCAGGGCGTTTCAATTCAGACGCGACTCACGGCACTTCCCGTGCCGAAGGGCGCGCTTACGGTGGTCGGCGCCGCATTGGAGAAGCTCATCCAACAGGAGCACAACACCATGCGGGAGCTGTCCCGGGCAGCCGGCGACGGACGCGACCCGGCTCTGACCATCGAGAGGGGTTTTGCTACGCTGCATCGCTGGACCGGCGCCGAAAACGCCCCGTCGACTCCCCTTGTCGCCTTCCTCAAGCAACTCGAACAACTGGCCAAGAGAGCGGGCGATGCGGTGCCGGT
The window above is part of the Alphaproteobacteria bacterium genome. Proteins encoded here:
- the tssM gene encoding type VI secretion system membrane subunit TssM, with product MISRVLLSRWFLWPLGGLILSALVWFAGPIVGFGLLDEWWVRLIVIGVIWLVIGIILLVGSLRRRGKEKKLAANIAGSDPKDPTAEAIDAQQQQLQERLKAAIADMNKMQAAKGGMTLYELPWYTIIGPPGAGKTTALLNSGLRFPLAERHGAQALQGVGGTRNCDWWFTERAVILDTAGRYTTQDSDSAVDQAGWKHFLGMLKQTRERQPLNGVLVVFGVRELLESSRDQRIAHGRAVRTRLLELQETFGLSLPVYVVLTKLDMIAGFTEFYDDLDNDGREQVLGLTFPLAAADGGDLPQTQFAAMFDRMIERQRTRVLDRLQDERDLARRTLIFGFPPQLASLGQPVDELLKEMFNDSRFAKRLSLRGVYFTSATQTGSPIDRLMGVISQKFGVAQPPPPPQVGKGRGFFLRRLFDDVIFNEAGLVGTDPKVERRLKLIRLGSFVAMSVVLVAAIGLWVASYFDNTSLISRVNAAVDRLEPQVRAAERVPLGEGDPRPILPLLDELRRLPTGYEVTKAGKSESMGLGLSVQDQVSLHTNALYRRALHNLLLPRLLMRTQRQLALRIGDPDYAFGALKAYLMLGDAKRFELKFLDRWLDDDYGAAGLSEFERRELSGHLKALSEEPWASVTLDRNLISEARERVGTLSFAERALSAFEEGQAVKDLPSWKLIDNVGPQLEIARRVVLRRSGRPLSDGIPGLYTRSGYYETFLPAIPGILLEGNRDAWVLGPEAEAQARTGRPKADLIRLYTSKYINLWNDLLDDVTFTQLTDVRQAAEILGILSDESSPLRMIYQGVSIQTRLTALPVPKGALTVVGAALEKLIQQEHNTMRELSRAAGDGRDPALTIERGFATLHRWTGAENAPSTPLVAFLKQLEQLAKRAGDAVPVGGSTTGGGAAGTAGLNLAQVATTLSTYLVRLPLPVNRAMKGLTESVTITGQRAAWEELQQAWRAEVQTFCEQTTKGRYPVVRGAGSEIPLGDFGRLFGPTQLIDSFFQGNLKNYIDTSKKPWKANGPFQISPAALAMLEKAADIKEAFFSGGPIPGVAFSIAPLQVEMKGTGIEIDGQVMQLDPANMSPSAMQWPRGAGGAKVLGDKGPLNEFTGAWAFLKLFDAATLARRSDDRWEAFLPNGARLEIQWKSLKNPLSARAALNNFQCVPL